The Naumovozyma dairenensis CBS 421 chromosome 11, complete genome genome includes a window with the following:
- the CUE1 gene encoding Cue1p (similar to Saccharomyces cerevisiae CUE1 (YMR264W) and CUE4 (YML101C); ancestral locus Anc_8.816), with the protein MSQAIVTIVVIIIGLLFMRWVFQSDQHPSAQSLNSSTSSQPQQQRNTARNGARSNRNNNNNNHNNNNGRYPVTNDMIQTVQNVAPDLHREQIRFNLQRTGSVEDTVESYLRGDSFPFPLGFVESNPNTSNNNAGGIGGGISSNDPRKQNNIKAENLLVKFNVSLNEFDLEIDDQEFKKLDITERKKYLIWKARKDMELKVQNDVELSNLLK; encoded by the coding sequence ATGAGCCAAGCAATCGTAACCATCGTGGTCATTATAATCGGACTTCTTTTCATGAGATGGGTATTCCAATCTGACCAACATCCATCAGCGCAATCCCTTAACAGCTCAACCTCCTCGCAGcctcaacaacaaagaaacACCGCAAGAAATGGTGCAAGATCGAATaggaacaacaacaataacaatcataataataataatggcaGGTATCCTGTAACAAATGATATGATTCAAACAGTTCAAAACGTAGCTCCAGATTTACATAGAGAACAAATTAGATTCAATCTACAACGAACAGGGTCTGTAGAAGATACTGTGGAAAGTTACTTACGTGGTGATAGTTTCCCTTTCCCACTTGGATTCGTTGAATCAAATCCAAATactagtaataataatgctgGTGGTATCGGTGGTGGTATTAGTAGTAATGATCCtagaaaacaaaacaatattaaagctgaaaatttattggtGAAATTCAACGtttcattgaatgaatttgatttagAAATCGATGACCAAGagtttaaaaaattagatattacggaaagaaagaaatatttaatttggAAAGCTAGGAAAGATATGGAATTGAAAGTACAAAACGATGTggaattatcaaatttgttgaaataA
- the SAP30 gene encoding Sap30p (similar to Saccharomyces cerevisiae SAP30 (YMR263W); ancestral locus Anc_8.815) — translation MARNTNSNSESETKTTAGGRSRGGGGGNATTTGQNSTTTTTTTTTGTSNTTKSNVKQRLTAAQQQYLKDLVQSHVTNNHPDLIPKPNPANFEEYSDDFLRRYKDNYHLDLPDNLTLKGYLLGSKLGSKTYSYKKNEKGRPDARITKKALAKELKKHFTSTNIKETECIPKFVYKVRNQKKHFKMEFKG, via the coding sequence ATGGCCAGAAACACAAACTCAAATAGCGAATCGGAAACGAAAACAACTGCAGGAGGTAGAAGTcgaggaggaggaggaggtAACGCTACTACTACAGGTCAAAATTCCacgacaacaacaaccacTACAACTACTGGTACATCAAATACGACGAAATCAAACGTTAAACAACGACTCACTGCTgcacaacaacaatatttaAAGGACTTGGTACAATCTCATGTAACTAACAATCATCCCGATTTGATACCAAAACCTAACCCTGCTAATTTCGAAGAATATTCAGATGATTTCTTACGTCGATATAAGGATAATTATCACTTAGATCTTCCTGATAATTTGACATTGAAAGGTTACTTGTTAGGATCCAAATTGGGGTCTAAAACATATTCCtataagaaaaatgaaaaaggCAGGCCGGATGCTAGAATCACTAAGAAGGCATTGGCTAAGGAGCTTAAAAAACATTTCACTTCAACgaatattaaagaaactGAATGTATACCCAAATTTGTTTATAAAGTTAGGAACCAGAAAAAGCATTTCAAAATGGAATTTAAAGGTTAA
- the NDAI0K00580 gene encoding putative endodeoxyribonuclease (similar to Saccharomyces cerevisiae YMR262W; ancestral locus Anc_8.814): MVFAERRELLDMEALKDTNSETYPLVDAHCHIGTRSHYDPETICNLNRNKPTIQCIMSNNVMDWNVIKEQVLEKNGSSNYDMVKVGFGVHPWYSHLFSAIDEELTKREHYENVLQYNDQEEFETLLSKLPEPVSLELYIKENFIKYNEKIDVVGEIGLDKLFRLPQNGFHMESKTPIKLTKIKVKMSHQVSIFTRLCQLAAEYKKPVSIHDVKCHANVFDTCIREFLSLSHSGIHGCNICLHSYTGSIEMLESQWFKKFPKEQIFISLSNYINLREKHKLTNSGDDLIKAISLSTILTETDYPVDTDGRDKAYLDEHLEKVYDRIRDVYKMENMHDCKKVMYNNLMAFLQ, encoded by the coding sequence ATGGTATTCGCTGAAAGAAGAGAGCTATTGGACATGGAGGCATTAAAAGATACAAATTCTGAAACGTACCCCTTAGTAGACGCGCATTGCCATATCGGCACCAGATCACATTATGATCCCGAAACGATATGCAATTTGAATAGAAACAAACCTACTATTCAATGTATTATGTCTAATAATGTTATGGATTGGAATGTTATCAAAGAACAAGTCTTAGAGAAAAATGGATCATCTAATTATGATATGGTTAAGGTTGGATTTGGTGTGCATCCATGGTATAgtcatttattttctgctatagatgaagaattaacCAAGCGGGAACATTATGAGAATGTTTTACAATATAACGATCAAGAGGAATTTGAAACGTTGCTTTCCAAGTTACCAGAGCCTGTATCATTAGAACTATATATTAAGGAGaactttatcaaatataatgaaaagattGATGTAGTTGGTGAAATTGGattagataaattatttagGTTACCACAGAATGGGTTTCATATGGAATCCAAAACTCCTATAAAGttaacaaaaattaaagtgAAAATGTCTCATCAAGTTAGTATATTTACCCGACTATGTCAATTAGCTGctgaatataaaaaacCAGTCTCAATTCATGATGTTAAATGTCATGCCAATGTGTTTGATACATGTATCAGAGAGTTTCTGTCATTGTCTCATTCAGGTATACATGGTTGTAATATCTGTCTGCATTCGTACACAGGATCTATTGAAATGTTAGAAAGTCAGTGGTTTAAGAAATTCCCAAAAGAACAAATCTTCATAAGCTTATCAAATTATATCAATCTAAGGGAAAAACATAAGTTAACGAATTCTGGTGATGATCTAATAAAAGCAATATCACTTTCGACTATATTGACTGAAACTGATTACCCCGTTGACACAGATGGAAGAGATAAGGCTTATTTAGACGAACATTTAGAAAAAGTATATGATAGAATAAGAGACGTGTATAAAATGGAGAATATGCATGACTGTAAAAAGGTAATGTATAATAATCTTATGGCTTTTTTAcagtaa